The genomic region TGTCACCGCGATTGCCACTGTGGTGTTGATCGATGCCGCAGGCGGCGAAGAGATTATTTCGCCAAATCGCTATCAGCTGATCCAGGACAGCCAGCATCCGCAGCTTTGCCCTGCGGGCAGCCTGCTGCCGACGGTGGTGTCCGGTGGTGCGCTGCGCATCACATTGACCGCCGGCATGGCTGCCGATTGGGGCGATCTGCCCGCTGATCTGGCGCAGGCGGTTCTGATGCTGGCGGCGCATTATTATCACTACCGCGATGACACCGGGCTGTCGGGCGGCTGCATGTCCTTTGGCGTCACCAGCCTGATCGAACGCTACCGCGTTGTGCGGCTTGGCCTGGGGCGGCTGCAATGAGGGTGCCGGTTCTATCCCGCAAACTGACCCTGGAGGATCCGACCCGCGCCAGTGATGGCAGTGGCGGTCATGTTGAAACATGGCAGGGATTGGGTGAGATCTGGGCGGAAATTCAATCGCTTACTGGGCGTAGCAAAGTGCAAGGCGGAGTTGATCTGTCGCTGCAACGCTACCGGATCACCGTGCGGGCAACGCCTGTTGGATCTGCCAGCCGACCGCGCCCGGATCAGCGGTTCCGCGAGGGCGCGCGACTGTTCCTGATCCATGCGGTGGCCGAGGCCGACGGTGCTGGCCGTTACCTGATCTGTTTTGTGCAAGAGGAGATCTCGGCATGAGTTACGCCCTGGCTGCGGCGCTGCAAGCGGCGGTGTTCCAGCACCTGAGCAGTGATCCCGATCTGGCTGGTATTGCCATCCATGATGCCTTGCCCACGGGCACTGTGCCACAGACCTATGTGCTGTTGGGGGCTGAGCAGGTGAGTGATCGCTCGGATGTGTCCGGCGGCGGGGCCTCGCATCGGTTTAATGTGTCCATTCATTCGGATAGCGCCGGTTTCTTAACCGCAAAACAGCTCGCGGCAACCCTGTGTGATGGGCTGATCAATGCGCCGCTGATGCTGTCGCGGGGGCATCTGATTGGGCTTTGGTTTGACCGCGCCCGCGCGCGCCGGATGAGCGATGGCAGCCGCAGGATCGAGCTGCGGTTCCGCGCCCGGGTCGAGGACGACTAGTGTCTTTCACCTAAGCCCTCCCGGCTTTCGAGTAAGCGTTTGAAGCACGCTGAAATTATTGGAGAAATCAAAATGACAGCCCAAAACGGCAAAGACCTGTTGGTTAAAGTGGACATGACCGGTGACGGCCAGTTCGAAACCCTTGCGGGGCTGCGTGCCACCCGGGTCAGTTTCAATGCGGAAACGGTGGATGTCACCAGTCTGGAGAGCCAGGGCGGCTGGCGCGAGCTGCTGTCGGGGGCCGGGGTGCGCTCGGCCGCGATCTCGGGCTCGGGGGTGTTTCGCGATGCCGGAACGGATGAGCGCGCCCGGCAATTGTTCTTTGACGGTGAAACTCCGGATTTTCAGGTGATCATCCCGGATTTTGGCATTGTGGCGGGGGCGTTTCAGGTCACCGCGCTGGAATATGCCGGCAGCCACAATGGCGAGGCTACCTATGAGCTGTCGCTGGCCAGTGCCGGCGTGCTGAGCTTTACGGCCGTTTAGGTATGGCCAATCCCTGGACAGGCGAAGTGGCGCTGGTGATCGACGGTAACCCACGGGTCATGAAGCTGACCCTGGGCGCCCTAGCTGAGCTGGAACAGGCGCTGGCCGTGGGGTCGCTGGTTGAGCTGGTGCAACGGTTTGAAAATGGTGGGTTTTCAGCGTTGGATGTGCTGGCGCTGATTGGCGCTGGGCTGCGCGGCGGTGGCACTCCGATGTCGCCCGATGATCTGGCGCAGGCTCAGATCGACGGCGGGCCGATGGCAGCTGCACGGGCGGCAGCAGAACTTCTGGCGCGGGCTTTTATGACCCCTGATCTGCCATGAATACCTTGGACTGGCCCGCGATGATGCGGGCCGGGATGCTGGGGCTGCGACTGTCACCGCGGGATTTCTGGCAACTGACCCCGGCTGAGCTGGGTTTGATGCTGGGCCATGACGCTGGCCAGTCTGCGATGGGGCGCGCAGGGCTGGATGCCTTGATGCGCGCCTATCCCGATAAGACAGGAGACAGTGATGAGTGATAGCGAGGCAATGGGCGATCTTGAGCTGCAAAGCGAGGGACTGGGGGACGCATTGGGAAATGCGGCTGGCATGGCGGCAAGTTTCGACAGCGAGTTGCGCCGGGTCCGCGAAGCATTCGCCGCCACCAGCCGCGACGCCGCGACGCTGGAACGTGGCATGTCCAAGGGGTTGCGGCGGGCCTTTGACGGGGTGGTCTTTGACGGCATGAAACTGTCGGATGCGCTTGAAACTGTCGCCCGATCAATGATCCAGACCACCTATAACACCGCGATCAAACCGGTGACAAACCATGTGGGCGGGGTGCTGGCCGATGGGGTGAGTCAACTGGTCAGCGGCTTGCTGCCCTTTGGTGATGGCGCCGCCTTTTCGCAAGGCAGGGTGATGCCCTTTGCCCGCGGCGGTGTGGTCAGCGGTGCCACCAGTTTCCCCA from Parasedimentitalea psychrophila harbors:
- a CDS encoding DUF3168 domain-containing protein; its protein translation is MSYALAAALQAAVFQHLSSDPDLAGIAIHDALPTGTVPQTYVLLGAEQVSDRSDVSGGGASHRFNVSIHSDSAGFLTAKQLAATLCDGLINAPLMLSRGHLIGLWFDRARARRMSDGSRRIELRFRARVEDD
- a CDS encoding phage major tail protein, TP901-1 family, whose translation is MTAQNGKDLLVKVDMTGDGQFETLAGLRATRVSFNAETVDVTSLESQGGWRELLSGAGVRSAAISGSGVFRDAGTDERARQLFFDGETPDFQVIIPDFGIVAGAFQVTALEYAGSHNGEATYELSLASAGVLSFTAV
- a CDS encoding phage tail tape measure protein gives rise to the protein MSDSEAMGDLELQSEGLGDALGNAAGMAASFDSELRRVREAFAATSRDAATLERGMSKGLRRAFDGVVFDGMKLSDALETVARSMIQTTYNTAIKPVTNHVGGVLADGVSQLVSGLLPFGDGAAFSQGRVMPFARGGVVSGATSFPMRGGTGLMGEAGPEAILPLARGPDGSLGVRSGGGAGAVKVVMNVTTPDVQSFARSQGQIAAQMSRALGRGSRNR
- a CDS encoding rcc01693 family protein — protein: MNTLDWPAMMRAGMLGLRLSPRDFWQLTPAELGLMLGHDAGQSAMGRAGLDALMRAYPDKTGDSDE
- a CDS encoding gene transfer agent family protein; amino-acid sequence: MANPWTGEVALVIDGNPRVMKLTLGALAELEQALAVGSLVELVQRFENGGFSALDVLALIGAGLRGGGTPMSPDDLAQAQIDGGPMAAARAAAELLARAFMTPDLP
- a CDS encoding head-tail connector protein; this encodes MMLTEQTPVPEAALPLAPFKAHLRLGTGFGEDSLQDEVLISFLRASIAAIEARTGKVLMSRQFDLNMHQWSDPSAQALPLVPVTAIATVVLIDAAGGEEIISPNRYQLIQDSQHPQLCPAGSLLPTVVSGGALRITLTAGMAADWGDLPADLAQAVLMLAAHYYHYRDDTGLSGGCMSFGVTSLIERYRVVRLGLGRLQ
- a CDS encoding head-tail adaptor protein, which gives rise to MRVPVLSRKLTLEDPTRASDGSGGHVETWQGLGEIWAEIQSLTGRSKVQGGVDLSLQRYRITVRATPVGSASRPRPDQRFREGARLFLIHAVAEADGAGRYLICFVQEEISA